The Teredinibacter sp. KSP-S5-2 genome includes a window with the following:
- a CDS encoding TonB-dependent receptor, producing the protein MGLKPEFKKKILASSISSACLFLTMGAVAQDQAGIEEEVIVTGIKASQASAINTKRDAVSVVDGIAAEDIGKLPDVTISDSLQRIPGIQVNRTAGESGGVQIRGLGNVGTMLNGEQFLSATTIDQAAADFGDLPSQLFAGASVYKSPISTLPSLGISGAVDLKTRRPFDLDEGFTVSGGVEVDRGSISDETDPTINLLGSWQNEKIGILAAVVTAEKTLATDFNGYFDTSENGGIGAANNNHLSWDSADTVNNDIYHIVPQGFAAFHKEEERQRDGANLSFQWDIGQGFELTADYFYSKQERWNRRAGVSQNNRWQGFNNYARPSNWGANDFTVQVDDGEVQNWRTVTAYNAEPWRLQSFAQTNKNTEVSQNSNIELNYDNDGALTGQVRITRASATAKMRHGYTEGDLLSIDSGSVVTGPGGLLPAQYCDESRGDIIVGDNGGCFAAYSANGIEDSDFVIGYDSSPEHPHFTGFDQTVTGGKGPRTVAEYMADIDSYHVGAFSSEGNTDDKASMDTFSTRWNYEFEDTPFISSIDFGLRQSEREIEHRQFSYFNDFPYTGCSAQWKAVDQFAGSNECLPYELQEQLANGDIPEITQAMIDEYQGEYVTGVDQEGTAYNNEFVNYTLLQPMRIDQANNVIWIDDFGGVTGLPGVWVADPKDFDDTFAFQERTFGAGTTKKVSDPGQSYDVTLSEFSYYLQGNFEMGPVSGNLGMKVVETDLKIRQNEVGAGIPHSGASVDTGDVVTTREYIDYLPSLNLSYTITEDLTARFAWGKTMQPINLLDWGGGKSVGRVFNDDCQCMRVANGSFAGNPALNPTRAENLDLSFEYYLGDATMFSIGYYNIDVESFVQPGSVWVDEPDDDGVNRGPFLFTSPVQGTGGEVSGWEVGAKLAFSDLLDAPVISDMGLDLNYTYSDSSQEAIGDGAILVNGSQKELPFINNSKDTYNFVVWYENSLVSARVAYNFRSERLMTEGNPATGYQGLYEDDYGQLDMNVTVNVTDQVSVYLNGLNVTEEYQQAYLEYKDQKAFQNIYEARWSLGARFTF; encoded by the coding sequence ATGGGGTTAAAACCAGAGTTCAAGAAGAAAATACTTGCTTCTAGTATCTCTTCAGCGTGTTTGTTTTTGACTATGGGTGCCGTAGCTCAAGATCAAGCTGGTATTGAAGAAGAAGTAATTGTTACGGGTATTAAAGCTTCACAAGCCAGCGCAATCAATACTAAGCGCGATGCGGTTTCCGTTGTTGATGGAATTGCTGCTGAAGATATTGGTAAGCTTCCAGACGTTACTATCTCAGATTCGTTGCAACGTATTCCTGGTATTCAGGTAAACCGTACAGCTGGTGAAAGTGGTGGTGTACAGATTCGTGGTTTGGGTAACGTTGGTACCATGCTTAATGGTGAGCAGTTCTTAAGTGCTACTACCATTGATCAGGCCGCTGCAGACTTCGGTGACTTGCCTTCTCAGCTATTTGCCGGTGCCTCTGTATATAAATCACCAATTTCCACATTACCTAGCTTGGGAATTTCTGGTGCTGTAGATTTAAAAACTCGTCGTCCATTTGATTTGGATGAGGGCTTTACTGTTTCTGGCGGTGTTGAAGTTGATAGGGGGTCAATCAGCGATGAAACGGATCCAACAATTAACTTGTTGGGTAGCTGGCAGAACGAAAAAATTGGTATTTTGGCTGCAGTTGTAACGGCAGAGAAAACACTGGCTACAGACTTTAATGGTTACTTCGATACTTCTGAAAATGGTGGTATTGGTGCAGCAAATAACAACCATTTAAGTTGGGATTCGGCGGATACAGTAAATAACGATATATACCATATTGTTCCTCAAGGCTTCGCTGCTTTCCACAAAGAAGAAGAGCGTCAACGTGATGGTGCGAATCTTTCTTTCCAATGGGATATTGGTCAAGGTTTTGAGTTAACTGCGGATTACTTCTACAGTAAGCAGGAGCGTTGGAATCGTCGTGCCGGTGTTTCTCAAAATAACCGTTGGCAAGGTTTTAACAATTATGCTCGTCCATCTAACTGGGGAGCTAATGACTTTACTGTTCAGGTAGATGACGGTGAAGTGCAAAACTGGAGAACCGTTACAGCCTACAATGCTGAACCTTGGCGTTTACAATCTTTTGCTCAAACAAACAAAAATACTGAAGTTTCTCAGAACTCAAACATTGAGCTGAACTATGATAACGACGGCGCTTTGACTGGTCAGGTTCGTATTACACGTGCCAGCGCTACTGCAAAAATGCGTCATGGTTATACTGAAGGTGATTTGTTGAGTATTGATTCTGGTTCTGTGGTAACTGGACCTGGTGGTCTACTTCCAGCTCAGTACTGTGATGAATCTCGTGGAGATATCATTGTTGGTGATAATGGTGGTTGTTTCGCAGCATATTCTGCAAACGGTATAGAAGACTCTGATTTTGTAATTGGTTATGATTCTTCTCCTGAGCATCCACACTTTACTGGTTTTGACCAAACAGTAACTGGCGGCAAAGGTCCGCGTACTGTCGCTGAGTACATGGCGGATATCGACTCTTATCATGTTGGTGCTTTTTCTTCTGAAGGTAACACTGATGATAAAGCTTCAATGGATACTTTCAGCACTCGTTGGAATTACGAGTTTGAAGATACCCCATTTATTTCAAGTATCGACTTTGGTTTACGTCAAAGCGAGCGTGAAATCGAACATCGTCAGTTCTCTTACTTTAATGACTTCCCGTACACAGGTTGTTCTGCTCAGTGGAAAGCGGTAGACCAATTTGCTGGCTCAAATGAATGTTTGCCGTATGAGCTTCAAGAGCAGTTGGCTAATGGTGATATCCCTGAAATTACTCAAGCCATGATCGATGAGTATCAAGGTGAGTATGTGACCGGTGTCGATCAGGAAGGTACAGCGTATAACAATGAATTTGTTAACTACACTTTGCTTCAACCAATGCGCATTGACCAAGCGAATAATGTAATCTGGATTGACGACTTTGGTGGTGTAACTGGATTGCCAGGTGTATGGGTTGCGGATCCAAAAGATTTTGACGATACATTTGCGTTCCAGGAAAGAACTTTTGGTGCTGGTACAACAAAGAAAGTTTCGGATCCAGGCCAATCATACGATGTGACCTTGTCTGAATTTAGTTACTACTTGCAGGGTAATTTCGAAATGGGTCCTGTTAGCGGTAACCTTGGTATGAAGGTTGTTGAGACTGACCTTAAGATTCGTCAGAATGAAGTTGGTGCAGGTATTCCACACTCTGGAGCAAGTGTAGACACTGGTGACGTTGTTACTACTCGTGAATACATTGATTACTTACCGTCTTTAAACCTTTCTTACACTATTACTGAAGATTTGACCGCTCGTTTTGCCTGGGGTAAAACAATGCAGCCAATCAATCTATTGGATTGGGGGGGTGGTAAATCTGTTGGTCGTGTATTTAATGACGATTGTCAATGTATGCGTGTAGCTAACGGTAGCTTTGCTGGTAACCCTGCATTGAACCCAACTCGCGCGGAAAACCTTGATTTGTCGTTTGAATACTACCTTGGTGATGCCACTATGTTTAGTATTGGCTACTACAACATCGACGTAGAGAGTTTCGTTCAACCTGGAAGCGTTTGGGTAGACGAGCCAGATGATGATGGTGTTAACCGTGGTCCGTTCTTGTTTACTTCTCCAGTTCAGGGTACCGGTGGTGAAGTTTCTGGTTGGGAAGTTGGTGCTAAACTGGCCTTTAGTGATTTGCTTGATGCGCCGGTTATCTCTGACATGGGTCTGGACTTGAACTACACCTACTCAGATAGTAGTCAGGAAGCCATCGGTGACGGTGCGATTCTAGTAAATGGTTCTCAGAAAGAATTACCTTTCATCAATAACTCTAAAGATACTTACAACTTCGTAGTTTGGTACGAAAATAGTCTTGTATCTGCGCGTGTTGCTTATAACTTCCGTTCAGAGCGTTTGATGACTGAAGGTAATCCGGCTACAGGTTATCAAGGTCTATATGAAGATGATTATGGTCAGCTGGATATGAACGTAACTGTAAATGTTACGGATCAGGTTTCTGTTTACCTTAATGGTCTGAATGTGACTGAAGAGTATCAGCAAGCGTACCTTGAGTATAAAGATCAAAAAGCTTTCCAAAACATCTACGAAGCTCGTTGGTCTCTTGGGGCACGTTTCACTTTCTAA
- a CDS encoding polyhydroxyalkanoate depolymerase, translating into MLYHIYELNHAFISPLREMVGLNKRLIQSQYNPFPNTWASKNMLAACDLFESVTRRYGKPDWRISETEIKGQAVPVEIKRIWQKSFCNLLHFKRDVEVLDSVDPKAANDPKVLLVAPMSGHHATLLRQTVEAFLPDHDVYVTDWIDAREISVRVGRFDLNDYIDYLIDMLEFLGGGVNVVGICQPGPPILAAVSILSAHPCDFLPASMIFMGSPIDTRLSPTIPNEVAKERSYEWFKNNMIYTVPWPNRGVGRRVYPGFLQLGGFITMNQDKHIDAHSNYFDHLVEGDCDSVQKHREFYDEYLAVLDLTEEFYLQTIHDIFQEHLLPRNAFYHRDELVRPENVTQVRLMTVEGERDDISGVGQTQAAHDLCSGIPSDWRVDYVQPNVGHYGVFSGKRFRTEIQPEIRKFIRGISQK; encoded by the coding sequence ATGCTGTATCACATTTACGAACTGAACCACGCGTTTATTTCTCCCCTGCGGGAAATGGTCGGGCTGAACAAAAGGCTCATACAGTCCCAGTACAATCCTTTCCCGAATACATGGGCCAGCAAAAACATGCTGGCCGCCTGCGATCTTTTTGAATCTGTCACCCGGCGTTATGGTAAACCCGATTGGCGGATATCCGAAACTGAGATAAAAGGGCAAGCTGTTCCTGTAGAAATCAAAAGAATCTGGCAAAAAAGTTTCTGTAACTTATTGCACTTTAAGCGGGATGTTGAGGTTCTTGACTCTGTTGACCCAAAAGCCGCCAATGATCCAAAGGTACTTTTGGTGGCTCCAATGTCCGGTCACCACGCGACGTTACTTCGGCAAACGGTAGAGGCGTTTCTGCCTGATCATGATGTATATGTTACTGATTGGATTGATGCCCGGGAAATTTCGGTAAGAGTCGGCAGGTTTGATCTTAACGATTACATCGATTACCTCATCGATATGCTTGAGTTTCTTGGGGGTGGGGTAAATGTTGTGGGAATTTGCCAGCCTGGCCCACCGATATTGGCGGCAGTATCGATTTTATCTGCTCACCCTTGTGATTTTCTTCCTGCTTCGATGATTTTTATGGGATCGCCGATTGATACCCGTCTCTCACCGACTATACCCAATGAGGTGGCCAAAGAGCGCAGCTATGAGTGGTTTAAAAATAATATGATTTACACCGTGCCCTGGCCTAACAGGGGCGTTGGGAGAAGAGTTTATCCCGGTTTCTTACAGCTTGGGGGGTTTATCACGATGAACCAGGATAAGCACATTGATGCTCATAGCAATTATTTTGATCACCTGGTTGAAGGGGATTGTGACAGTGTCCAGAAGCATAGAGAATTTTATGATGAATACCTTGCGGTGCTTGATCTTACCGAAGAATTTTACCTGCAGACGATTCACGATATTTTTCAAGAACACCTTCTGCCTCGCAACGCATTCTATCATCGAGATGAATTGGTGCGGCCGGAAAATGTGACTCAGGTAAGGCTAATGACTGTTGAAGGTGAAAGGGACGATATCTCCGGTGTTGGACAAACCCAGGCGGCACATGATTTGTGTTCGGGTATTCCATCTGATTGGCGCGTGGATTATGTTCAACCCAATGTTGGTCACTACGGTGTCTTTAGTGGTAAGCGTTTTCGAACTGAAATCCAGCCTGAAATACGTAAATTTATACGTGGTATTTCTCAAAAGTGA
- a CDS encoding carbon-nitrogen hydrolase, translated as MSDKIVAAIVQHAVSDNDKQKNRDQLAFHVRDAVAQGAQLVVLPELHDTQYFCQVEDTDLFDLAEPLDGETYQFYETLASELDVVLVISGFEKRAPGLYHNTAQVIDGCRGRAGTFRKMHIPDDPGFYEKFYFTPGDSDAELNGFRPVQTKLGRLGVMVCWDQWYPEAARLMTLAGADLLIYPTAIGWDPNDDADEQQRQQEAWVTVQRAHAIANGIPVIVANRTGYEASPVDENEGIEFWGSSFIAGPQGEFLETVSSEEVGAFCTVVDMKRSEDVRRIWPYLRDRRVDAYSNLTKRWLDQD; from the coding sequence ATGTCCGATAAAATTGTTGCTGCAATTGTTCAGCACGCTGTCAGTGATAATGATAAGCAGAAGAACCGTGATCAATTGGCTTTCCATGTCCGTGATGCTGTTGCTCAAGGTGCCCAGCTTGTGGTTCTGCCAGAATTGCATGATACGCAATATTTTTGTCAGGTTGAGGACACAGATTTATTTGATCTCGCTGAACCGCTTGACGGAGAAACTTACCAGTTCTATGAGACCTTGGCGTCCGAGTTGGATGTGGTTTTGGTTATCTCGGGGTTTGAAAAACGAGCACCGGGTTTGTACCACAATACCGCACAGGTGATTGATGGATGCCGGGGGCGGGCTGGTACATTTCGTAAAATGCATATCCCGGATGACCCAGGATTCTATGAAAAGTTCTACTTTACCCCTGGTGATTCGGATGCCGAGCTAAACGGTTTTAGACCTGTTCAGACCAAGCTGGGCAGACTCGGTGTAATGGTGTGCTGGGATCAATGGTATCCCGAAGCTGCTCGCTTAATGACGTTGGCCGGCGCCGATTTGCTTATCTATCCCACTGCAATTGGTTGGGACCCCAATGATGATGCCGATGAGCAGCAGCGTCAGCAAGAGGCTTGGGTTACGGTGCAAAGAGCTCATGCCATTGCAAACGGTATTCCGGTTATTGTGGCGAATCGCACCGGTTATGAGGCGTCTCCAGTTGATGAAAATGAGGGCATTGAATTTTGGGGCAGTAGCTTCATCGCTGGCCCACAAGGTGAATTTCTCGAGACAGTTTCTTCAGAAGAAGTCGGAGCCTTTTGTACCGTGGTCGACATGAAACGTTCTGAAGATGTGCGGAGAATCTGGCCTTATCTTCGTGATCGACGTGTCGATGCCTATTCCAACCTGACCAAACGGTGGCTCGATCAGGATTAG
- a CDS encoding agmatine deiminase family protein has translation MANVLLPEWNSCKSILLAWPFPGSDWSDSESKMQAVDACYWQMLTQFTQYCAASNPEFVVTVLLHPNMDQSAWLNNLTALGIPDTSVNVISHLYYNDTWIRDYGPLSCSSGYKSFVFNGWGGKYSAECDNNVAGELCRHMGVGIELNEFVLEGGALEINSRRQLLANKECVINDNRNSGYSCAQVEHILQSELGVEEILWIEDIQLTGDDTDGHIDTVARFVDDETIVYSGFNAQHSDVAVLRSLEEQVTRIAEEQNFKTCSLPTPQIHSQEDGRPLPATYANFLITNGFLFLPVYGVEEDSLAIDILNKCCGDKYTIVPIRCEALLEQHGSLHCATMQMA, from the coding sequence ATGGCGAACGTTTTATTGCCAGAGTGGAATAGTTGTAAATCTATTTTACTTGCCTGGCCTTTTCCAGGTAGTGACTGGAGTGACAGTGAAAGCAAAATGCAGGCTGTTGACGCCTGCTATTGGCAAATGCTGACTCAGTTTACTCAGTATTGTGCGGCCAGTAATCCAGAGTTTGTGGTGACAGTGTTATTACATCCCAATATGGATCAATCTGCTTGGCTGAATAACTTAACTGCCTTGGGTATTCCTGACACCAGTGTAAACGTTATTTCCCACCTTTATTACAACGACACCTGGATTCGTGACTACGGCCCGCTATCCTGTTCTTCCGGTTACAAGAGTTTTGTCTTTAACGGGTGGGGAGGAAAGTACTCAGCAGAATGTGATAATAATGTTGCTGGTGAGCTATGTCGCCATATGGGTGTAGGTATTGAATTGAACGAATTTGTTCTCGAAGGTGGCGCGCTTGAAATAAATTCGCGGCGTCAGCTACTTGCGAATAAAGAGTGTGTAATTAATGACAACCGCAACTCAGGTTATAGTTGCGCTCAGGTTGAACACATTCTTCAATCAGAGCTGGGTGTTGAAGAAATATTATGGATTGAAGATATTCAATTGACCGGGGATGATACTGACGGTCACATTGATACTGTTGCACGGTTTGTCGATGATGAGACTATTGTTTACAGTGGTTTTAATGCTCAACACTCTGATGTCGCTGTGTTGCGATCGTTAGAAGAACAAGTCACACGAATTGCAGAAGAGCAAAACTTTAAAACGTGTTCTCTTCCTACCCCTCAAATACATAGCCAGGAAGATGGTCGACCATTACCGGCGACCTACGCCAACTTTTTAATCACTAACGGGTTTCTATTTTTGCCGGTATACGGTGTTGAAGAAGACTCGTTGGCAATCGATATACTCAATAAATGTTGCGGCGATAAATATACCATTGTTCCAATTCGCTGCGAGGCCTTGCTCGAGCAGCATGGAAGTTTGCATTGCGCAACTATGCAAATGGCCTGA
- a CDS encoding DsbE family thiol:disulfide interchange protein, translated as MNRLKLFIPLIVFAVLAVFLGVGLKNDPSELPSALIGKPLPEFSLPNLLNKSQMVSDKDFHGKPYLLNVWATWCPSCRSEHPFLLELKKRGITIVGVDYKDEDAAAKEWLNALGDPYAVNIVDADGKFGLDLGVYGAPETYVVDSKGIVQYRHVGVVDEQVWQQILAPLMQ; from the coding sequence ATGAATCGGTTAAAACTGTTCATTCCATTAATCGTTTTTGCTGTTCTTGCGGTTTTTCTCGGGGTTGGGCTAAAAAATGATCCTTCGGAATTGCCTTCAGCATTGATTGGCAAACCCTTACCCGAATTTTCCTTGCCAAACTTGCTGAACAAAAGTCAGATGGTAAGTGACAAGGATTTTCATGGGAAACCATATTTGTTAAATGTATGGGCAACCTGGTGTCCCAGTTGCCGGTCTGAACACCCGTTTTTACTTGAGCTAAAAAAGCGGGGCATCACTATTGTTGGTGTTGACTACAAGGACGAGGATGCTGCAGCGAAGGAATGGTTAAATGCATTGGGCGATCCTTACGCTGTTAATATTGTCGACGCAGATGGCAAATTCGGTTTAGATTTAGGGGTTTATGGTGCGCCTGAAACCTATGTTGTTGATTCTAAGGGCATTGTGCAATATCGCCATGTCGGTGTTGTTGATGAGCAAGTCTGGCAGCAAATACTTGCGCCTCTTATGCAGTAG
- a CDS encoding heme lyase CcmF/NrfE family subunit — MIPEFGQLALILALLLAFCLTIIPLAGTYNGKLVWMSSSRPLALGLFVFVAIAFGFLAWSFYVDDFSVVYVANNSNSLLPPEYKLSAVWGGHEGSLLLWVLILAGWTLAVSVFSRDLPLDVLARVLSVMGFVAVGFLLFLIFTSNPFERFLPNIPQDGGDLNPLLQDPGLIIHPPMLYMGYVGFSVVFAFAIAALLSGRLDSAWARWSRPWTNLAWAFLTIGIALGSWWAYYELGWGGWWFWDPVENASFMPWLVGTALIHSLIMTEKRGVFKNWTLLLAIFTFSLSLLGTFLVRSGVLTSVHAFAADPTRGVFILAFLAVVVGGSLTLFALRAPVLKSTSGFGLLSREAFLLVNSILFVVICAFVLLGTIYPLITEALNIGKISVGEPYFNFFFVKLMIPVALCIGLGCMLNWRKTRFEKIQKWQLYPLLISIWLGSFIPGTIEGDYSIAAAITIALGSWVVFASISDVWRKCQNTESISYGLRRLPRSYYGMIIAHIGFGISLLGVSLNTIYSDQRDVRLTIGQPLVAAGYQYELADVTHQRGPNYVADRGTMIVSKNNKVIVELHPEKRRYFSGGNMMTEAAIDAGLFRDIYVSLGEKLDNNDWAVRIHYKPVVRWIWLGAIFMALGGAIAVFDKRYKLSRKKQTQSNDESVDSDSAPAQEDLNQEDEQGDEVTQPPNDDEISNEQGLGEEVK, encoded by the coding sequence ATGATACCTGAGTTTGGTCAACTGGCTCTGATACTCGCATTATTGCTGGCCTTTTGCTTAACCATTATTCCTTTGGCCGGAACATATAATGGCAAGTTGGTTTGGATGTCATCCTCGCGCCCCTTGGCGTTGGGGTTATTTGTCTTTGTTGCCATTGCTTTCGGCTTTTTGGCTTGGTCTTTTTACGTTGATGATTTTTCTGTTGTCTATGTGGCGAATAATTCCAACTCCCTGTTGCCCCCTGAATATAAGCTCAGCGCGGTTTGGGGTGGTCATGAAGGCTCGCTGTTATTGTGGGTACTTATTTTAGCCGGTTGGACACTCGCTGTTAGCGTATTTAGTCGTGATTTACCTTTAGATGTTCTCGCCCGAGTGTTATCCGTAATGGGCTTTGTGGCGGTCGGTTTTCTTTTATTTTTGATCTTCACTTCGAACCCGTTCGAACGTTTTCTACCAAATATCCCTCAGGACGGTGGTGACTTAAATCCGTTGTTGCAAGACCCCGGACTCATTATTCATCCTCCAATGTTGTATATGGGCTATGTGGGTTTTTCTGTTGTGTTCGCTTTTGCCATAGCTGCGTTACTTTCCGGTCGTTTGGACAGTGCATGGGCGCGTTGGTCCAGACCGTGGACGAACCTTGCGTGGGCATTTTTAACTATTGGTATCGCACTTGGAAGTTGGTGGGCCTACTATGAATTAGGCTGGGGAGGCTGGTGGTTCTGGGATCCGGTTGAAAATGCATCTTTTATGCCTTGGTTGGTGGGAACAGCATTAATTCACTCACTGATTATGACGGAAAAGCGCGGTGTATTTAAAAACTGGACTCTGTTACTTGCAATATTTACATTTTCGTTGAGTTTGCTGGGCACGTTCCTGGTTCGTTCGGGGGTATTAACCTCTGTCCATGCATTTGCCGCAGACCCAACTCGAGGTGTGTTTATTCTAGCTTTCCTTGCTGTTGTGGTGGGTGGATCCTTAACTCTTTTTGCTCTTCGCGCTCCGGTATTAAAAAGCACTTCCGGTTTTGGTCTGTTGTCTCGCGAGGCTTTCTTGTTGGTTAACAGTATTTTGTTCGTCGTTATCTGTGCTTTTGTTTTACTTGGAACAATTTACCCGTTAATTACAGAGGCCTTGAATATCGGGAAAATATCTGTTGGCGAGCCTTATTTTAATTTCTTTTTCGTTAAGTTGATGATTCCGGTCGCGTTGTGTATTGGTTTAGGTTGCATGCTGAACTGGCGTAAAACGCGATTTGAAAAAATTCAAAAGTGGCAGCTTTATCCTCTGCTTATCAGTATATGGTTAGGCTCGTTTATTCCTGGCACGATTGAAGGCGATTATTCCATTGCAGCCGCTATCACTATTGCGTTGGGCAGCTGGGTTGTGTTTGCTTCCATTTCTGATGTGTGGCGAAAGTGTCAAAATACAGAAAGTATTTCTTACGGTTTAAGACGCTTGCCTCGCAGTTACTATGGGATGATTATTGCCCACATCGGTTTTGGTATCAGTTTGTTGGGCGTGAGTCTAAACACGATCTACAGCGATCAGCGAGATGTTCGCTTAACCATTGGCCAGCCCTTGGTTGCCGCTGGTTACCAATATGAGCTTGCGGACGTGACTCATCAGCGTGGTCCTAACTACGTTGCTGATAGAGGCACGATGATAGTAAGCAAAAACAATAAAGTGATTGTTGAGTTGCACCCGGAGAAAAGACGTTATTTCTCCGGTGGCAATATGATGACAGAGGCTGCGATTGATGCCGGCCTGTTTCGTGATATTTATGTATCGTTAGGTGAGAAATTAGATAACAACGACTGGGCGGTGCGTATCCACTATAAACCTGTAGTTCGCTGGATATGGTTGGGTGCAATTTTTATGGCGTTGGGTGGTGCCATCGCTGTATTTGATAAGCGTTATAAGCTCAGCCGTAAAAAACAAACTCAATCGAATGATGAATCTGTAGATTCTGATTCTGCACCCGCCCAGGAAGATCTTAATCAAGAGGACGAGCAGGGGGATGAGGTTACTCAACCACCAAACGATGATGAGATATCTAATGAGCAGGGGCTGGGTGAGGAAGTAAAATGA
- the ccmE gene encoding cytochrome c maturation protein CcmE gives MHPVRKQRLWIVIFIILGSSLAIGLTVFALRENINLFYPPSKLVNGEAPHGKTIRAGGCVVPGTVERSKENLDVAFKVTDGAEEIVVYYSGLLPDLFAEGEAVVLTGKLEDSGVFTASKVLAKHDENYTPSEVSDTVQVDESYKQGEQHMTVCKGIQYDT, from the coding sequence ATGCACCCGGTAAGAAAACAACGACTTTGGATTGTGATTTTTATTATTTTGGGCAGTAGCTTGGCTATTGGCTTAACTGTTTTCGCGTTAAGAGAAAACATCAATTTATTTTACCCCCCTTCAAAACTGGTTAACGGTGAAGCGCCTCACGGTAAAACCATTCGGGCAGGGGGTTGTGTTGTACCCGGAACTGTAGAACGCTCCAAGGAAAACCTGGATGTCGCGTTTAAAGTTACCGATGGCGCTGAAGAGATTGTGGTCTACTACTCAGGCTTGTTGCCGGATTTATTCGCTGAAGGTGAGGCTGTGGTGTTGACTGGCAAGTTGGAAGACTCTGGCGTATTTACCGCGAGTAAAGTGTTGGCCAAACACGACGAGAATTATACCCCGTCAGAAGTCAGTGACACCGTGCAGGTAGATGAATCTTATAAGCAAGGCGAGCAGCATATGACGGTGTGTAAGGGGATACAATATGATACCTGA
- the ccmD gene encoding heme exporter protein CcmD, translating to MIDVITNLVFQFHSLSDLLTMKGHGFYVWVSYLATFLGLGYLAIQPKIKTKTFFKQQRAIQARLATTSTPEN from the coding sequence ATGATCGATGTGATAACCAATCTGGTTTTTCAGTTTCACTCTTTATCCGATTTACTGACCATGAAGGGGCATGGTTTTTATGTGTGGGTCAGTTACCTGGCAACTTTCCTGGGGCTTGGTTATCTGGCTATCCAACCTAAAATAAAAACAAAAACATTTTTTAAACAACAACGGGCAATTCAAGCTAGATTAGCGACGACATCCACCCCTGAAAATTAA
- a CDS encoding heme ABC transporter permease gives MSWQWFHRLGSPRWFYEKTGAWLPWLSVASILLLALGSIWALGYAPADAKQGNSYRIIFIHVPGSFLALAGYYVMAINGAIGLIWRMKLPYMMMRCAAQIGAVLTFICLFTGSLWGKPTWGAWWVWDARVTSMLVLFFLYLGIVALQQAYDNQEAADKTCAILALVGMVNIPIIYKSVDWWYTLHQPATLKLTGGSTIDPSMAYPLIWMIIAFYVTYAWLLILHTNAEILRRERKTRWVQDLVVGK, from the coding sequence ATGTCGTGGCAATGGTTTCATCGTTTGGGGTCGCCCAGATGGTTTTACGAAAAAACAGGTGCCTGGTTACCTTGGCTGTCAGTCGCTTCCATCTTATTGCTTGCTTTGGGCAGTATCTGGGCATTGGGTTACGCGCCGGCAGATGCTAAACAAGGCAACAGTTACCGTATTATTTTTATTCATGTTCCCGGTTCTTTTCTTGCCTTGGCGGGCTACTATGTTATGGCCATTAATGGCGCTATAGGTTTGATATGGCGAATGAAGTTGCCGTATATGATGATGCGCTGTGCGGCCCAGATCGGAGCGGTATTAACCTTTATTTGTCTATTTACCGGCTCGTTATGGGGTAAGCCCACTTGGGGTGCATGGTGGGTCTGGGATGCGCGTGTTACCTCTATGTTGGTATTGTTTTTTCTGTACTTGGGGATTGTCGCTTTACAACAAGCATACGACAACCAGGAAGCCGCAGACAAAACCTGCGCCATTCTCGCTTTGGTCGGTATGGTCAACATTCCTATTATTTATAAATCTGTTGACTGGTGGTACACCTTACACCAGCCAGCAACCCTGAAACTGACGGGAGGATCGACAATTGATCCAAGCATGGCTTACCCGTTAATTTGGATGATAATTGCATTCTATGTGACTTATGCTTGGTTGCTTATTTTACATACCAACGCTGAAATTTTACGTCGTGAACGAAAAACACGCTGGGTTCAGGATTTGGTGGTAGGAAAATAA